A window of Mercenaria mercenaria strain notata chromosome 16, MADL_Memer_1, whole genome shotgun sequence contains these coding sequences:
- the LOC123539972 gene encoding dentin sialophosphoprotein-like, which yields MDIRFAVLLFVICMCFSASHSKSIYKPTPTEVDDVIEETVRLMRAAANDDVRLRREEDDSVSTEDSDSSDSVSTGDSSSRKKRSDSGDSDSASTGDSDSSTGDDSNSVSTEDSDSSASDSSSRKKRSDSGDSDSVSTADSDSSTGDDSNSVSTGDSDSSASDSSSRKKRSDSGDSDSVSTADSDSSTGGDSNSASTGDSDSSASDSSSRKRRSDSGDSDSDSVSTADSDSSTGDDSNSVSTGDSDSSASDSSSRKKRSDSGDSDSVSTADSDSSTGGDSNSVSTGDSDSSASDSSSRKKRSDSDSASTGGFDSSTGDDSNSVSTGDSDSSDSDSSSRKKRSDSDDSDSVSTGDSDSSASDSSSRKKRSDSGDSDTVSTADSESSASDDSNSVSTGDSDSSASDSSSRKKRSDSDSASTGDSDSSTGDDSNSVSTGDSDSSASDSSSRKKRSDSDDSVSTGDSDSSASDSSSRKKRSDSGDSNTVSTADSESSASDDRNSVSTGDSDSSASDSSSRKKRSDSDSASTGDSDSSTGDDSNSVSTGDSDSSASDSSSRKKRSDSDDSDSVSTGDSDSSASDSSSRKKRSDSGDSDSVSTADSDSSASDSSSRKKRSDSDDSVSTGDSDSSTGDDSNSDSTGDSDSSASDSSSRKKRSDSGDSDSVSSGDSDSSTGDDSNSVSTGDSNSSASDSSSRKKRSDSDGSDSASTGDSDSNTGDDSNSVSTGDSDSSAIDSSSRKKRSDSDDSVSTADSDSSTGDDSNSVSEGESDYSASASSSRKKRSDSDSASTGDSDSGAGDDSNSVYTGESDSSTGDSSNRRKR from the exons ATGGATATTCGGTTTGCCGTGTTACTTTTCGTTATCTGTATGTGCTTTTCGGCATCTCACAGTAAAA GTATATATAAACCGACACCCACTGAAGTTGATGACGTCATTGAAGAGACAg TTCGTTTAATGCGAGCAGCGGCGAATGATGATGTCAGACTAAGGAGAGAAGAAGATGATAGTGTGTCTACGGAAGACTCTGACTCTTCAGACAGTGTTTCTACTGGGGATTCATCAAGCAGGAAGAAGCGTTCTGACAGTGGTGACAGTGACAGTGCTTCTACAGGAGATTCTGACTCCAGTACCGGTGATGACAGTAACAGTGTTTCTACGGAAGACTCTGACTCTAGTGCTAGTGACTCATCAAGCAGGAAGAAGCGTTCTGACAGCGGTGACAGTGACAGTGTTTCTACAGCAGACTCTGACTCCAGTACCGGTGATGACAGTAACAGTGTTTCTACGGGAGACTCTGACTCTAGTGCTAGTGACTCATCAAGCAGGAAGAAGCGTTCTGACAGTGGTGACAGTGACAGTGTTTCTACAGCAGACTCTGACTCCAGTACCGGTGGTGACAGTAACAGTGCTTCTACGGGAGACTCTGACTCTAGTGCTAGTGACTCATCAAGCAGGAAGAGGCGTTCTGACAGCGGTGACAGTGACAGTGACAGTGTTTCTACAGCAGACTCTGACTCCAGTACCGGTGATGACAGTAACAGTGTTTCTACGGGAGACTCTGACTCTAGTGCCAGTGACTCATCAAGCAGGAAGAAGCGTTCTGACAGTGGTGACAGTGACAGTGTTTCTACAGCAGACTCTGACTCCAGTACCGGTGGTGACAGTAACAGTGTTTCTACGGGAGACTCTGACTCTAGTGCCAGTGACTCATCAAGCCGAAAGAAGCGTTCTGACAGTGACAGTGCTTCTACAGGAGGTTTTGATTCCAGTACCGGTGATGACAGTAACAGTGTTTCGACGGGAGACTCTGACTCCAGTGATAGTGACTCATCCAGCAGAAAGAAACGTTCTGACAGTGATGACAGTGATAGTGTTTCTACAGGAGACTCTGACTCCAGTGCCAGTGACTCATCAAGCAGAAAGAAGCGTTCTGACAGCGGTGACAGTGACACTGTTTCTACAGCAGACTCTGAATCCAGTGCCAGTGATGACAGTAACAGTGTTTCTACGGGAGACTCTGACTCCAGTGCCAGTGACTCATCAAGCAGAAAGAAGCGTTCTGACAGTGACAGTGCTTCTACAGGAGATTCTGACTCCAGTACCGGTGATGACAGTAACAGTGTTTCGACGGGAGACTCTGACTCCAGTGCCAGTGACTCATCCAGCAGAAAGAAACGTTCTGACAGTGATGACAGTGTTTCTACAGGAGACTCTGACTCCAGTGCCAGTGACTCATCAAGCAGAAAGAAGCGTTCTGACAGCGGTGACAGTAACACTGTTTCTACAGCAGACTCTGAATCCAGTGCCAGTGATGACCGTAACAGTGTTTCTACGGGAGACTCTGACTCCAGTGCCAGTGACTCATCAAGCAGAAAGAAGCGTTCTGACAGTGACAGTGCTTCTACAGGAGATTCTGACTCCAGTACCGGTGATGACAGTAACAGTGTTTCGACGGGAGACTCTGACTCCAGTGCCAGTGACTCATCCAGCAGAAAGAAACGTTCTGACAGTGATGACAGTGACAGTGTTTCTACAGGAGACTCTGACTCCAGTGCCAGTGACTCATCAAGCAGGAAGAAGCGTTCTGACAGCGGTGACAGTGACAGTGTTTCTACAGCAGACTCTGACTCCAGTGCCAGTGACTCATCCAGCAGAAAGAAGCGTTCTGACAGCGATGACAGTGTTTCTACAGGAGACTCTGACTCCAGTACAGGTGATGACAGTAACAGTGATTCTACGGGAGACTCTGACTCCAGTGCCAGTGACTCATCAAGCAGGAAGAAGCGCTCTGACAGCGGTGACAGTGACAGTGTTTCTTCAGGAGACTCTGACTCCAGTACAGGTGATGACAGTAACAGTGTTTCCACGGGAGACTCTAACTCCAGTGCCAGTGACTCATCAAGCAGGAAGAAGCGTTCTGACAGTGATGGCAGTGACAGTGCTTCTACAGGAGACTCTGACTCCAATACCGGTGATGACAGTAACAGCGTTTCTACAGGAGACTCTGACTCCAGTGCCATTGACTCATCAAGCAGGAAGAAGCGTTCTGACAGCGATGACAGTGTTTCTACAGCAGACTCTGACTCCAGTACAGGTGATGACAGTAACAGTGTTTCTGAAGGAGAGTCTGACTACAGTGCCAGTGCCTCATCAAGCAGAAAGAAGCGTTCTGACAGTGATAGTGCTTCTACAGGAGACTCTGACTCCGGTGCCGGTGATGACAGTAACAGTGTTTATACAGGAGAGTCTGACTCCAGTACCGGTGACTCATCAAACAGGAGGAAGCGTTAA
- the LOC123539971 gene encoding uncharacterized protein LOC123539971 → MASSNNTNNHYALRIVVLTFNRAASLLRLLNSINEAVYYSDAIKLEVWIDRSEDGLVDNLTTKTAQEFVFKYGVYDVIVRQQHAGIYGQWLTSWKPIKNMSEIAVILEDDLTVSPYFYKYLKAVHRKYDNIPEVNGYALQGYSIKHHITDNTVLDGPAGSLVYLYPVLGTWGFSPVTNNWIEFLKWFYSLRGRTNIQPYVPGNIASNWYIFFQRQRKADSMWEMWHIYYAWLNKEFTLYSNFPGHAGLSNSWREAGLHYTSNEGPSNKLLTEWKAEYDNLPERPLHVDIAGKLLMNSTNESIKRQFWKNKRIPSV, encoded by the exons ATGGCATCTTCTAAcaatacaaataatcattacGCTCTACGCATTGTCGTCTTAACGTTCAACAGAGCAGCGTCACTTCTCAGACTGCTGAATTCAATAAACGAAGCTGTCTATTACTCGGATGCTATTAAGTTAGAAGTTTGGATTGACAGGTCAGAAGACGGACTTGTTGATAATTTAACAACGAAAACCGCGCAAGAATTTGTATTCAAATATGGAGTTTATGATGTTATTGTAAGGCAACAACACGCCGGAATATACGGCCAATGGCTGACTTCCTGGAAACCAATCAAAAACATGTCAGAGATTGCGGTTATACTTGAGGATGATTTAACTGTTTCTCCGTATTTTTACAAGTACTTGAAAGCCGTTCATAGAAAATATGACAATATTCCTGAGGTAAACGGATACGCGTTGCAAGGATATTCAATAAAACACCACATCACTGACAACACAGTCCTTGACGGACCTGCTGGTAGTTTGGTATACCTTTATCCCGTTCTAGGGACATGGGGTTTTTCTCCGGTTACAAATAACTGGatagaatttttaaaatggttttactCGCTGCGTGGCCGGACTAATATTCAGCCGTACGTTCCAGGAAATATTGCATCAAACTGGTACATTTTCTTCCAGAGACAACGAAAGGCTGATAGTATGTGGGAAATGTGGCATATATATTATGCGTGGCTGAATAAGGAGTTTACACTTTACTCTAATTTCCCTG GACATGCTGGACTCAGCAATAGCTGGAGGGAAGCAGGTCTACATTATACCTCAAACGAAGGTCCTTCAAACAAGCTTCTTACAGAGTGGAAGGCAGAGTACGACAATCTGCCAGAGAGACCACTTCACGTAGATATTGCTGGGAAGCTGTTAATGAATAGTACAAATGAATCGATAAAAAGACAGTTCTGGAAGAATAAAAGAATTCCATCAGTTTGA